In the genome of Doryrhamphus excisus isolate RoL2022-K1 chromosome 11, RoL_Dexc_1.0, whole genome shotgun sequence, the window GGCCGTCTTTCCCTAGGACTACACAGATGCCGTGGAAGGATAGCCTGGCCTTCCTGGAAGGAAGGATTGGAAGACCACCACGGCCATCTTGGTCATGCTCTTCCATTGAAGGCAGACGTCCTGTACATAAGAGGCGGGCAAAGTGCGGCCCGCCGGGCGTTTCCACGGTCCTTTTCTTCTTTCCATCCTTGACCAGCCTGTCACGTGACCTGCAGTGCTGTGGCATGCTTGACAGGCCAAAATAGTCACAGGCAATCGGTGGCTTAAATATTCctgctgcaaggcatgctgggtagcttgtagTACCAACattttgtcgcatttttgcttgattggcAAATATGTTGATGGGATTGTCAGGATGAGTTAGCATACTCTTGATATCCCGTGTTTTATTCTTCATGTTGCTGTTGCAGCCGGACTACCCTGCATGCTTTGCGGGCATTTTGAACTCACTGTTTTCAGTTACGTTTAGCTCTTAGTTGttttatgtgatgcgttaacttcgtcgcaccgtgagcaagtatgttctGATTGATGCCACCAAATGTTTCACCTAATATGGCCCCATGAGTCCAAAAGTTTGTCGCCCCGATACAGAATAAGACTTGAGTCTGGGGGGTCGAAAGCAACATCTCAGCACCTTTGCAGTAAAGCCTGCTGACGCGACACGTTTTCTAAATAGCCGCTTCGTTCATCACAGCCGCTTAAGACGACCGATTCTCATTCTGAAAATATGCTAATTTATACCGTAACGCTTATAATTAGTTAAATGGGAAAGCAAGCCACCTAACCACGACTCCTTCCATCCTCAACAGGACTGTACCTCATTTGTACTTGCTACGTTCCAAATCAAAAGGCATTCACCAGATGTAACCCAGACGTCACAAGGGGATGTGTAGTATtctccactggtcactaggcggcagtCATGTACACCATTGATGGGACCACCAGAACAAGGAACTTTACCAAGACACCTGAGTCTatattacgtctactatattggggaataggcatgtaaagataactataggggtgttatttcatgtctgggcaGCTCTAATGTtcaagcgtatttagaaggttttctctgctctaacaatgaaaatattccatattccaaatAAGGAAATTGACTTATCACAGACCCGGAAGCAGTAGGTGCTTCCTCACCAACTAGTGTGGAAGGTCGGTGTGGTTATTGGACGGTGGAAAAGCGTGGTGTGACATCCCAAACTAAGACGTACTCTCCTGGCCCCCCAGGTGTTCCCTTCACTGCCCAGCGTGGTCTACGGGGGGGCGGCTGTGGTAGCCTCAGGCTTTGCTTGCTTCCTGCCCGAGACGCTCAACGTTCCACTGCCAGACACCATCCAGGACGTGGAGGAGAGATGGTGAGCAGCGGCGCTTGAAGGACATTTGGAGGTCAGCCATCGTGTGACAAATGTTCTCTCTGAAGGTCTGGGAAAGGCTCGGCCTACCAGAAGACAAAGGCAGCATCGTCAGAAGATGAGCAAGCGGTGTCCTTCAAAGAAGTGAAGGAACTTGAAGGAAGTGGCCTCAACGCTCTTTGACACGTCCCGCTTTTAAACATTCCTGCTCAATCACTGATTTGATGGTAACaggaataaaacacatttttaagattccatccatccatttgttgtaccgcttatcctcacgagggccgcgggcaTGCTCGGATGGCTTTTACTTCCTCTCAAACACGATGAAACCATAAGCTTGATGAAAATAACACGTCACAGTCAAATGTGAAGGTCCTTTGGCTCGACATGGAATACAATAGAAGTCTAAAGGTAAGCccttttgaaatgttttgaaaaGAGGCCATTAGGgctaataaataaagcaatatCCCAGAACTAAGTAGGGGATAGGATGAATCACTGTTTAAACGACGGGAGATTTGTCaaggaaatggaaaaataaacgtCAATATTTTTGGTCTGGGTGCAAATACACGTGGACCATTAAGTGTCTGATTCCTTACGCCTCGATACGTCATATTCAAAATGGTTGTCAAATAAATAGACGTACTGGAATGCGCGTCAATCATTGCTGGATTTAAATGCCATTTTCAAAGTGACGAACAATCGGATGCTGGCAGATGTTGTGTTTCGCAAAGATGAACGCTCTCGGTGACGTCATGATACTTCCGCCTCTGAGTGGGTCCTTTTCAGTCTTTCATTTGACTGACAACCTCGCCAACCACTCGCGGGGCGTTTTTCGCCACTATCTTTGTACGGGGGCGGGACTGTGCGGGGTTGGTTGCACAGCGAAAGAAAATGGCGGCTGTGGCCACTGAGCCAGGAGCTGCGGTGATTCTGACAACAGCGACGATCGACGACGGCCCACCGGAACCGGGGCCCACCGGTTCGGGACGCGCGGGAATCTCCCACGAGGCCGAAGGGGTGCTGCAGCCGGACCCAGCTGTGGAGCTGTCCGGCCCACCATCGGGAGATGGTGGGGACGGGGAGGAACGCCGCCATGTCAGGCCGGAGCTAGAGCCCGGGGCGGGAAAAGTCCTCTGTGAGAACGCCACGAACGATGAACTCATGAATAACTTTCCACTGGACCGGGTCGGCACCGAGCGGTTCTCTCCCGGAGTGCCGGGGGGTCCGGAAGCTGCTTGGAACGTGTCTGCTCAGGCGGCGTACGGCAGCATCATCGCGCAGCCCTCCGTCGTCTTCCTGCACTCCTTCCCGGCTCCCCCGCCCGGTGCCGAGGCTGGACTGTCTCTGGTGGAACCGGCGGAACCGACAACAAACGTGACGACGGACCGTGTTGAGACCGCCGGCCGGGAACGAGGCTACACGGCTTTGGTCCAACCCGAGCGTAGCCCCTCTTCCGGAGAAGACTCCATATTGGACGGTACCGGGGATCCCGACGGAGGGTACGTCAAACACCCGGCTGGTTCTGATCAAATGCAATGTCGCGGCTTACGGGAACCGCCCCCGCCATGCCGGTCCCCGGAGCTGGACGTAAAACCGGAAGAAATCCTCACACTGCCGGGAGCTGCTGGAGAAGAGGCCACCTCCGGTGGTCCGCGGCTCGGCTGCGTGCAGAACCTGAGCCTCGGCTCCGAAGTCCGGGTCTGCTTGGACCACGTCATCGATGACGCGCTGGTTGTGTCGTTCCGACTGGGCGAGAAGGTGTTCTCGGGGGTTCTGATGGACGTCTCCAAAAGGTAAAGTCGTGACGTCATGGCGGCCCGTGGATCCTTTCAATAAAGTTACAAAGAACAAAACGGCAACGATCACGCATTGGGCTGCCGACGTTTAATAACAAGGCAATGGAATGCACCGTCAAAATGATTCATAAGTGTGTAATACACACGCATGTATGTCACACCCtcagacatacagtatacacacacacgtatatcaGTCATATACAATCCTGCATaaagtgtacacacacatacagtatacatgcatcatatatatacacatatatatgtacagtatacacacatcatacagtatatcatacattcacacacaggtatacacacaaatacagtatatcatacatTCACACCTaggtatacacacaaatacagtatatcatacacTAACACATATggtaaacacacaaatacagcatATCATACACTAACACATAtggtatacacacaaatacagtatatcatacacTAACACATAtggtatacacacaaatacagtatatcatacacTAACACATAtggtatacacacaaatacagtatatcatacacTAACACATAtggtatacacacatatacagtatatcatacatacacacaaatacagtatatcatacatTCACACCTaggtatacacacaaatacagtatatcatacacTAACACATAtggtatacacacaaatacagtatatcatacacTAACACATAcggtatacacacaaatacagtatatcatacttTAACGCATAtggtatacacacaaatacagtatatcatacacTAACACATAtggtatacacacaaatacagtatatcatacactaacatatggtatacacacaaatacagtatatcatacacTAACACATAtggtatacacacaaatacagtatatcatacacTAACACATAtggtatacacacaaatacagtatatcatacacTAACACATAtggtatacacacatatacagtatatcatacatacacacaaatacagtatatcatacatTCACACCTaggtatacacacaaatacagtatatcatacttTAACACCTAtggtatacacacatacagtatatcatacacTAACACATAtggtatacacacaaatacagtatatcatacacTAACACATAtggtatacacacaaatacagtatatcatacacTAACACATAtggtatacacacaaatacagtatatcatacacTAACACATAtggtatacacacaaatacagtatatcatacttTAACACATATCTCATACACCCCACCCAACTAGACCCGTTGGACACCTTGGCTGTGCCTAGTACTTGTGTCCATGAAAATGATGAACAGAATGGGTGCCAAAGGGATGGatgccttggcggaggtcaacGTTGACCATAAACAGGCTGGACTAACTGCTGGCAATGCCAACCAGGCCGCTGCTGTGGTTCCACAAGGACCCAATGGCACGTAGTAGCACCCCACCGGTCCTGTACCACCGTGTCctcatccacttcctgtctattTCATCATGTGATTCACTCAATCATCCTAATAGGCCACGCCCGTTTCAGTTTGAAGGCACGGAAAGCGACGGCGGGCGTCACTAACAGTTGGGCAGGGATCGGTTTGgggttcatgtgtgtgtttcctggGATTGACTGGAGACCAGTGCACCCCCAGTctgctaggataggctccagcacacctgtgaCCACGTGTCAGCACTGTGATTGACAGGCCATACACTCCGCCTCCTGTTAGTGACGGCCGTGCATGACATCATTCATGGAATCAAATAAGGTCATCCGCCTCGAGCATCAAGCAGGACCAtcttcttcacttcctgctcgtCCGTAGCATCGTCCATGTTGTGGGAGGGGCCTTTGGCCCCATGTGAGCAGCCCCCACCGTGCCGAGATTGGGGCAGCCTGGATTGCTGTCTGGGGGCAATCCACCTCATGAAAGCTTTGCGGACCCCCAGAGTAATATAAAGCCGCTGACTTTATGTCCAAGCCGCCATGTTTGATTTCCTTGGTTTCCGTGCGGGCGTGGTCATGTGGTCATGTGGAAGTatcccagttgctcctgatgccgCGTCATCCCAGGTGGAAAACATTTGGCGTTTGCGTTGCTAAGCTTGTcctattgtgtgtgtgcaggttcgGACCGTATGGAATTCCCACCCCTCAGACGTCGGTCACGTCGGGAAGCAACAGTGAGGGGTCcccaaagcaggaagtggccaACGGTGACACGCCTCCTTTGCCTTGGACGACTAAGCCGCCGCCGCTGTTTCAGGAGGGGGCGCCctacccccctccccttttcATCAGAGACACCTACAACCAGGCGTTACCTCAGCCCCCGCCTCGTAAGATCAAACGACCCAAACGGCGTTACCGGTGCGAGGAACCGACGTCCATCATGAATGCCATCAAGCTCCGCCCCCGCCAAGTGCTGTGCGACAAGTGCAAAGGCGTGGTTACGTCAGCAGGGCGGCGGGGCCCGGTGGATTTGAGGGGCGAGGAGGCTTCACGCCGACGGAGGCCAGCCGAGGGGCCCATGTCCTCTGAGGTGAAACGACTGCGGGGCGACGACAAGGGGGGCCGCGGCGGCGCTTCCGATAGACGCACGCCATCAGGGATACGCGTGTCGGCTTCATCATCCTCCGCTGGCCGCATTCTGAGGGGTGTGGCTTCATCCTCTGCCACGCCCGGCGCCATGCGTCTAAAGCTGAACTCTAAGAAGGTTCTGGCGAAAGGACCCTCCTCGGTGGATGGCGCCAAGGCACGCCACGTTCTCAAGAAGCTGGCAAGGAACTCGCCACCGGCGCCGCTTCGTAGCACCAAAGACGAGAACCAGAACCAAGATGGGGCCAAGGCCACGACCCGAGCTGCTGCTTTACAAAGCCACAACCAGAAGGTCCACTTCACCCGCCGCTTGCAGCACCTTAACTCCGCCCTCGTCAGCCCGACCTCGCACACGGCGCTGCCGCCTCGAATGCGCGTCAAACCCCAAAGGTATCGTACCGACGACGCTCAGGctccctcttcttcctctccgCCTAAACACAGCCCTCGCTCGGCAACCTCAAGCCCCGCCCCCACGTTGAGCCTGGTCCAGGTCCCGCCCCTCTCCCTCAGCCCAACACCGCCGCCCTCTAATTGTGCTGCTGGGGGTAAggaggctcctcctcctcctgagcCCCGCCCCCCACCTTGCTGCGTCACACAGACGGCAGAGCTCCCTCCCCCTGAAGACCCGCCCTCCTTAGTGCCTCCGTgcccctcctcttcctgtccTCCTTGTGTGGAGACGCAGGTtggcggcgaggaggaggaagatgaaagAGGCGAACTGAAAAGGCGTCGCAAGTCTtccacatcctcctcctcttcctcctcgtcttcgTCGTCCTCCTCCGTCTTCTCCAAGTCGGTGTCCAAGTGTTTGCTCCCCGACGGTCGTACGGTGTGCGTGGGCGATATCGTCTGGGCCAAAATCTACGGCTTCCCCTGGTGGCCGGCGCGCGTGCTGGGCATCACGGTGGCACGGCGCGCCAACGCCGTCATGGCCGTGCAGGAAGCGCGCGTGTCCTGGTTCGGTTCGCCCACCACCTCTTTCCTGCCGCTGTCGCAGCTCTCGCCCTTCCTGGAGAGCTTCCAGTCCCGCTttgacaggaagaggaagggCCCGTACCGCCGTGCCATTTCCGAGGCCGCTAGTGCCGCCAAACAACTGACGCCCGAAGTGCGTGCGCTGCTCACCCAGTTTGAAACGTAGCGCTAGCTCAGGCCACGCCCCTGACAGACTGACCCTTGCAGATGGGGTCTgggtctggttctggttcttgTTGGGTTCCTCCTGTAGGTCAAGGGGTGGGTTGCTAGTGTCGGCAGCAGGTCCCCGTTGGACGTCTGGTTCAAGTCTGCGTTCGCTAGGCACAATCCAAGCAGCCAATCACGTAGAGTCTTTGGGCCGAGCTTAGTCGGCACAAATGATGGAAACGTTGGACAGTTGGTCTCCGGATGTGGTTCTGGTCtcctggttccagcgggacacGTCAGTGGTCTGTCCTGTGACGGTGGGGAGCACATTGAGACTAAAAACCCATCAAAGCTGTGAAACGCTTCACGACCGAGGTCGGGGTCCCAAACGGGGTCAGGACCGTGTGAAGAGTCCTGGATCAGGTCCACGGGGTCCCGGGACTGTTTTGAATGAAGTCCGTGTGATTGGCTCTAAATTCCCACAATGTtgtgatgtctcactctgtCCCTATTTGCCCGTCCCAGACCTCGGTCCTTCGTCATgacgatggtgatgatgatgatggtgatggtgatgatgatggtggtgtctTTTCCCTCTCTGTTTGTCTTCTTCTTGACTTTTGGACTCTTTTTCCCGTCTGTTTGCAGATCAGAGATTCTGAGCCAAATTCTGAACAGCATTTGTGTAAATGTTTTTCCTGATGTTTGAACCGAATAAAAGTTGTCTTGGAATTCTGGTCATTTGAGCTTTTCTTCTCCTGTGCCGATCTTCCCGATGGACCCGCTGTCAGACTTTCTTACCTGCAAACAGATGTTAGACGCTAGATGTTCCATGGTAGATGTTCCatggtagatggtagatggtgcgttcaatgtcAGCAGCAACCAGAGTGGGAAAACACCAGCAGCTAACTGACagcacgttagcatgttagcgcgTGACTCTGTCGTGACGCAAGTGTTCACTGGGACTCTTCTAGGCAGGTTTTGGGTGACTTGGGCGCCGTTGCCGGTCCGGTCCCGGTCCAAAAGACCTGAACCAAGTCCACGTGATCGGTCTCCTGGCATGCACTGCAGCAGTGGCGTCCCAGGCGCCGCGTGACATCGTAACCtgtctgatgatgtcatcagtcaCCAGTGTGTCTTTCTTTGCAGCTCCGCCTCTCTGAAGAGCTGCTGACGTCCTGCGCTCCCATTGGTCGGCTGTCAATCACGTGGATTCAATCAATAATGACAATTGAGGTCTTTTTCTAAAGACGAAAAGAAGAGAAAGAGCAGCTTCATGGATTGCCTCACTCGCGGAAAGCTTGTGATTGGAGGAAAGTGGAGAGGCTCCGCCTCCTTGCCTCACCTGTCTGGGCCACTTTAGATCAGCTTGTTAGCCTAGCATAGCACGGGGACTACAAGTATGGCGCTTGTTTGTAGAAATGGAGCGGATAAGTGCAATAAAATGTTGCATGTTGTGAAATGAGCTTGATGCTTGCTTCTTTTCACCAAAGGTGATATCAGGCCCTCATCAATTAGTCATCGATGACTCATCAATTATTCATCTATTTACAGCCCAGCCAAGTGTAATCATTGATCACACGACACGCCTCAGCAGACTAATTGATGAAGAAGTTTGTGTTCCAGGTGAAAGTCCACACAGACTAAGAAAAGATTATTCATCATCGACTGGAAAACGCCGCCGTCGCCGCTGCCACTTTCCCGTGCTTGACATGGCTGCCGGTCAGACGCAAGACGACCGCAAGGTAACGTCCATATTGATTGACCAATGATGTTTTTGCCCACTTGTGGACCGGCAAAGTCCTGAAGGCTTTGCTGTTTCATGTCCCCGTGAGGAGCATGACCCATCGATATGCTGCTGTTCTTCTTGAGGAGGACAAGTCTTAAAGCTAACTCATGGAAGGAAGGATCAGGATGTTCACGCTCTGGTCTTCCGAGGTCACCGTGACTCTTGGTTGATCATTAAACCTCAAACGGGACCATCAAAGTTCACAGAATATGGACACCATACCGATTCCAGTGAACATTTAACGTGGGTACTGGCATTTAACGTGACCGACCCGgtggtgtcacatgaccagaagtgagctttgataTATTTGGAGTCTTTGGACGGACATGAAtcgttgttttgtcttatgtagtCCACTTTGTCCTAAGTCTAGATGAGCCTTGGAAGGCAGAAGATGGCCACCCATGGCAcgtgttctttcttcttctatggtttgggGGGCCTTTACAGCGCCACACTTTGGTGCTCCTTGTGTATTACACCCTCTTCACCACAACCACTTACTCATCCCACACAGCCCGGATGCTCATTTTGGTCTCACTGGCAATACCCGACACTAAAATACACTAGTTACTAAAGAACCAAGGCGCAtgcgtttagagtagttactaaagaaCCAAGGTACAtgcgtttagagtagttactaaaccAAGGCACATGCGTTTAGAGTACTTACTAAAGAACCAAggtacatgcatttagagtagttactaaagaaCCAAGGCGCGtgcgtttagagtagttactaaagaaCCAAGGCGCGtgcgtttagagtagttactaaagaaCCAAGGCGCAtgcgtttagagtagttactaaagaaCCAAGGCGCAtgcgtttagagtagttactaaagaaCCAAGGCGCAtgcgtttagagtagttactaaagaaCCAAGGCGCGtgcgtttagagtagttactaaagaaCCAAGGCGCATGCGTTTAGAGTAGTTCCTAAAGAACCAAGGCGCATGCGTTTAGAGTAGTTAGTAAAGAACCAAGGCGCAtgcgtttagagtagttactaaagaTCCAAGGCGCAtgcgtttagagtagttactgaagaaccaaGGCGCCTgtgtttagagtagttactaaagaaCCAATGCGCATGCGTTTAGATTAGTTACTAAAGAACCAATGTGcatgtatttagagtagttactgacatATGAAcggctaaggcacatacatttagagtagttactgaggaagtaatgagtgGTGTTTGGGGTTAGGTAGGTTGGTTTGTGTAAAGAATGTGATCTGCTGATGTCAAGTATAAATTCTTGCTTTTATtccatcatccattttctaccgcttatcctcactagggtgggggcatgctggagcctatcccagctgtcttgggggagaggcggggtccaccctggactggtggccagccaatcccagggcacatatagacaaacaaccacccacattcatacctatggacaatttggggggggggcaatgaagctagcatgtttttggaatgggggggggggtacccggttaaaagccacgcatgcacggggagaacacgtaaactccacacagagatggccgagggagatTCCAagccaggtcttcccatctcctgactgtgaatCCAAATATTGAGCTTTGAGGTTTGTGTCCAATCAGAGTCGGGGGCGGAGCCCGGCGTCAAAGAAGGGGCCAATAGGAGAGGCCAACGTGTCCACAGACATGATTTACACCATCGAGGACGTCCCCCCCTGGTACTTGTGTATTCTACTGGGACTGCAGGTACCCACAACTCGGACCAGACCGCTAGAGCAGATTCCgggctgacctttgacctttcatGTCCCACGTGTCCTCAGCACTACCTGACGTGTTTCAGCGGAACCGTGGCGGTCCCGTTTCTCCTGGCGGAGGCCATGTGCGTGGGTCAAGACCAGAACACCATCAGTCAGCTGATCGGCACCATTTTCACCACGGTGGGGGTCACCACCCTGATCCAGACCACGGTGGGAATCAGGTGACACTCCTATATATATACGGATTCCGCTGTCCTGGATGGCGTGCGGAAAAGCCCTGAAATGTTCCTCCATGTTGTTCTCCTGAAGACTGCCGCTCTTCCAAGCGTCCGCTTTGGCCTTCCTCGTTCCTGCACAGGCCATCCTGGGTCTGGACCGCTGGACTTGTCCCAGCCAGGGTGGGTCGCTTCTTCACCAGCATCCCCAATGAGCCCCCCAGCAGCCCTGAACGCCACTTCACACacagcgtgcgtgtgtgcgtgtgcgtgtgcgtgtgtgtgcgtgtgcgtgtgtgtgt includes:
- the pwwp2a gene encoding PWWP domain-containing protein 2A isoform X2 is translated as MAAVATEPGAAVILTTATIDDGPPEPGPTGSGRAGISHEAEGVLQPDPAVELSGPPSGDGGDGEERRHVRPELEPGAGKVLCENATNDELMNNFPLDRVGTERFSPGVPGGPEAAWNVSAQAAYGSIIAQPSVVFLHSFPAPPPGAEAGLSLVEPAEPTTNVTTDRVETAGRERGYTALVQPERSPSSGEDSILDGTGDPDGGFGPYGIPTPQTSVTSGSNSEGSPKQEVANGDTPPLPWTTKPPPLFQEGAPYPPPLFIRDTYNQALPQPPPRKIKRPKRRYRCEEPTSIMNAIKLRPRQVLCDKCKGVVTSAGRRGPVDLRGEEASRRRRPAEGPMSSEVKRLRGDDKGGRGGASDRRTPSGIRVSASSSSAGRILRGVASSSATPGAMRLKLNSKKVLAKGPSSVDGAKARHVLKKLARNSPPAPLRSTKDENQNQDGAKATTRAAALQSHNQKVHFTRRLQHLNSALVSPTSHTALPPRMRVKPQRYRTDDAQAPSSSSPPKHSPRSATSSPAPTLSLVQVPPLSLSPTPPPSNCAAGGKEAPPPPEPRPPPCCVTQTAELPPPEDPPSLVPPCPSSSCPPCVETQVGGEEEEDERGELKRRRKSSTSSSSSSSSSSSSSVFSKSVSKCLLPDGRTVCVGDIVWAKIYGFPWWPARVLGITVARRANAVMAVQEARVSWFGSPTTSFLPLSQLSPFLESFQSRFDRKRKGPYRRAISEAASAAKQLTPEVRALLTQFET
- the pwwp2a gene encoding PWWP domain-containing protein 2A isoform X1 produces the protein MAAVATEPGAAVILTTATIDDGPPEPGPTGSGRAGISHEAEGVLQPDPAVELSGPPSGDGGDGEERRHVRPELEPGAGKVLCENATNDELMNNFPLDRVGTERFSPGVPGGPEAAWNVSAQAAYGSIIAQPSVVFLHSFPAPPPGAEAGLSLVEPAEPTTNVTTDRVETAGRERGYTALVQPERSPSSGEDSILDGTGDPDGGYVKHPAGSDQMQCRGLREPPPPCRSPELDVKPEEILTLPGAAGEEATSGGPRLGCVQNLSLGSEVRVCLDHVIDDALVVSFRLGEKVFSGVLMDVSKRFGPYGIPTPQTSVTSGSNSEGSPKQEVANGDTPPLPWTTKPPPLFQEGAPYPPPLFIRDTYNQALPQPPPRKIKRPKRRYRCEEPTSIMNAIKLRPRQVLCDKCKGVVTSAGRRGPVDLRGEEASRRRRPAEGPMSSEVKRLRGDDKGGRGGASDRRTPSGIRVSASSSSAGRILRGVASSSATPGAMRLKLNSKKVLAKGPSSVDGAKARHVLKKLARNSPPAPLRSTKDENQNQDGAKATTRAAALQSHNQKVHFTRRLQHLNSALVSPTSHTALPPRMRVKPQRYRTDDAQAPSSSSPPKHSPRSATSSPAPTLSLVQVPPLSLSPTPPPSNCAAGGKEAPPPPEPRPPPCCVTQTAELPPPEDPPSLVPPCPSSSCPPCVETQVGGEEEEDERGELKRRRKSSTSSSSSSSSSSSSSVFSKSVSKCLLPDGRTVCVGDIVWAKIYGFPWWPARVLGITVARRANAVMAVQEARVSWFGSPTTSFLPLSQLSPFLESFQSRFDRKRKGPYRRAISEAASAAKQLTPEVRALLTQFET